One genomic window of Thermococcus sp. M36 includes the following:
- a CDS encoding uroporphyrinogen-III synthase, protein MDKTYNGILFFSPSAVRSFFSNNRVATNTVLFAIGNTTAAEIKNFSANTIQTANESAKELLLNQAIHYFQSYNHTSVNQK, encoded by the coding sequence TATTCTGTTTTTCAGCCCCAGTGCAGTAAGAAGTTTTTTTTCAAATAATAGAGTAGCAACCAATACTGTTTTATTTGCTATCGGCAATACAACTGCTGCCGAAATAAAAAACTTTTCAGCTAATACTATTCAAACAGCTAATGAATCAGCAAAAGAGTTGTTGTTAAATCAGGCTATTCATTACTTTCAATCATACAATCATACATCAGTAAATCAGAAATAA